CACGACGGGCGTTGTACAAAACAATGTCTCCAGCGATTGGATTGTCTCTAACCAATCACAGTAACAGCCAATGATGAATTTTCAAACCCCTGTTTAACCCACGTGTGTTCTAGCTCTGACTCAACCCATCGTTACCGGACAAATCAGATGGCCCCGAATGTATTGGCATTCGGTGAAAAGCTGGGGAGGTACTCAAATTCAGACTCATTGCGAAGAAGAAACTGTCCTTTGGCGTAACATTTGGCTggagcaaggagtttgggtagccaggcaacaaGTAAACCTACCTCATATCACAACACTCACCTACAAGAGGTCATCAATCTCTCAAACCTAAAAGTGCCATTTCAGTATCTCTAAACAGCATTAACCATATCATGGCTTGTATAATGCATGTGTTAATTAGCTTATTTATGACTGTGTAAGAATGATTCAACAAGATTCAACATCCAGGCTCAGTAACAACAGGTGCTCCAGTCCTCAACAAAAACAGCGGTCAGCTACAGTGCATATAAGCACGGGCAGCAACAACAGACAGATGTTTACACATTGCTCCTAAGACGGTCCTGCTCGTCTGCTGTGGTTGCCAACGCTGCTTGCCTGCAACCTGCCAGAGAGAATGTGAAggttactatactgtactacagtGAATCTAAAAGGACGTTATCCATAAACATTCCTGAGCTCCAAGGCATGCAGTTTATTCAGTTTATTTGATAAAAGACAGAACCATATATAGAGTTGATGACTCAATTCATTCCACTTGTCTTACTAAGACGGTTAAAATAAAGATATTAGATATTACAGATAATCTTGTGTGGACTCACCTTTTTTCTTTTGAAGCTCGACACAACCCAAGATGACTAAAAGGGAAAtgattaggaacactggaatggcaACCGCCCACGGGGATGTCCTCTTGGCATCTGGAAGGTGAAACATGAAACTCCAGTGAGCATGTGTTTGGAGAGACAGCATTTACTCCGAAGAGAAAAACAAGGAATTTTACACCCTTCCTTTTTAATGCATTCAGTTTGAATAACATGTTGACATCATGTTCTGTTCCATCTATTCAATCATATCATCCATCACGTAGCATCCCTGAGGATCTGGAAACTACCCAGAATTCAACACAACACTTGACTACAGTGTGGTTTTAAAAAGGGAGTGACTTGTGATGCCTTGCCATGGTGGTCAATATTAAACCCAACTGGTGAGATAAGATTACTAACAGCACTAATAGCATCACAACATTAGCCTCTTGGAACCAGCCTGAAATCGCTGCGTTCTGTTTTCAGGAAACAGAATGTTGCACTATTGCACGATGATGCTGGTCACAAGGCTATCACAACATGCCCCTGGGGATGATGTAGCCTGTTAAATAGAATGCCAAATTCATGTatccaaatgtaaatgtttaCTATTAACATCAAGAATTTGGCAAACTATTTataaggctagggatgatgtTGTTTTCACAATGTTTTCAAGTTGGACCATTCTGACACGCTAAAAGAGCATGGTTTAGAAGTATATGACACGTCAACATTACGTACCCTCTTCAACCTCCCTCTCTACAGGGAGAATAGGAAGCAGGACCCGCTCGTGTCTCTGTGTCCTCATCCCATTGTTTACGATACAGTCCACGTATCCCCCGGAGCCTGGCAACAGTTGGAGGGTGATGTTGCTATTGGCTGTGACAGTTTGGTCTGTGTTAATGACAGTCCAGTTGTTAGGTGTCTTTATGAGTGCTGCAGCAGATAAGTTCCATTGGATCCAAGGTGCTGGTTTACCCGTGGCAGAGCAGCTGACCACAACTTCCATGTCTGCTTTAGGTTCAGTGCTGGGGACTTTTTGCATTGTGGCTCTCACTTCAGATAAACCTTtgaatagatgaaacagggaatATTAGATCATGTTGATTTTATTTATATGACTTATTTTACCAGACAGATCAATTAAGAATAGCTTTCAAAATATGTATCatgttttcataaatgttttgACACCAGCAAATGTCCCTTATTAATGCAGCAGAGTTCATGGTCGTTCAGACAGTTTTGGGATTCAGACAGTTTTGGGAAATCCTGCCAGTGATGTAACAATGCCAATATGTTGATTTTATAGTTGAAGTTAGCTGGTGTTCTAAACTATAGTGTTTCTATTCCCCTAATAAAACCCCTAATAAACTGCCCATACTGTATTATTCAGATATCATTCCTTCGCAAATGTCCTGCTGTAAAGGCTGACTAAAGGATTATTCTATATTTAGCGAAGCACCAGATGTAAGGACCTTTATATTACATGTATTGGGGGTTTTGCTTATAAATGTATTAGTTTAGCATCTACAGtacattcgtaaagtattcaaacctcttccatttatccACATTTAGTTAccttacaggcttattctaaaatgtatgaaataaatacaaattcctcatcaatctacacacaataccccataatgacaaagcaaaaacatgtttagacatttttgcaaatcatTAAAAAAAGAAAACTTTTACTACatttgaggctgtaatgtaacaaaatgtgaaaaaagtcaaggggtctgaatactttccgaattaacTGTATGTATTGCTTATGAAGTCTTTATGAATGCTCGATAAGAGTGTTTCCCCCAAAAATATAATCTCCAAGGATACCCCCAGTGACTTCCACTTCTATaccagcacacctgattcaactaggtCTAATCAAGGGCTGAATAATTAGTTGACCAGG
The DNA window shown above is from Oncorhynchus mykiss isolate Arlee chromosome 18, USDA_OmykA_1.1, whole genome shotgun sequence and carries:
- the LOC110525141 gene encoding OX-2 membrane glycoprotein isoform X1, whose amino-acid sequence is MNTFLVLFCLLSEAVSVNVVARGDTRVDFNADASYTCTHADPTGVLQVTWQRLFKDDSVENLATYSKRFGAQIIDPHRGKVVFTEASLNSTSITVKNVTWADEACYICSFNVYPSGSRRKQTCLTVQGLSEVRATMQKVPSTEPKADMEVVVSCSATGKPAPWIQWNLSAAALIKTPNNWTVINTDQTVTANSNITLQLLPGSGGYVDCIVNNGMRTQRHERVLLPILPVEREVEEDAKRTSPWAVAIPVFLIISLLVILGCVELQKKKGCRQAALATTADEQDRLRSNV
- the LOC110525141 gene encoding OX-2 membrane glycoprotein isoform X2 codes for the protein MNTFLVLFCLLSEAVSVNVVARGDTRVDFNADASYTCTHADPTGVLQVTWQRLFKDDSVENLATYSKRFGAQIIDPHRGKVVFTEASLNSTSITVKNVTWADEACYICSFNVYPSGSRRKQTCLTVQGLSEVRATMQKVPSTEPKADMEVVVSCSATGKPAPWIQWNLSAAALIKTPNNWTVINTDQTVTANSNITLQLLPGSGGYVDCIVNNGMRTQRHERVLLPILPVEREVEEDAKRTSPWAVAIPVFLIISLLVILGCVELQKKKGESTQDYVIG